From the genome of Carassius carassius chromosome 49, fCarCar2.1, whole genome shotgun sequence:
CAAGGCATGCGTGTTTGTTTCTCTACAATGCTGCTGCGGCTCAGGAAACCATGAGTTTTCTTGAGGTAGGTGGGGGCTGTCAAAGTTTCCATGAAAATTATGCTTCTTCTCGAAATTGGACTGAGAAATACTACCCAGAGGGCCTCGGCAGACCATGCCGTTTGATGTGACGTCCCCGTGGAGACTTAACTGTTGCAGGTCGGGTTGTCTCATTCTCTGCTGCTGGCTCCTCGATGCCATTTGTTTGATCATCATCGCCGCGTTCTGCTGccgctgctgttgttgttgctgtggACCAGAGCTCAAGGGTACAGGGCCTGATGGAAACCCATCCGTCACATGAGATGTAAAGTCCCCCATAGGAGATGGGAAAGCCGAGGGGGAGAGGTGGTTTTCAAGATTGGGCCGATTATGTAAGTTGTTGCTTAGGGGGCTGCAGCTCTCTCCAGCAGAGCCATTTGGGAGATCAAACCGTGGTCTTTTTGCCATATTCAAATAAGGAAGTGAGCTGAGGTGAGGGTGATGTGGGGGCTGAGGGGCTAGCTGGGGAACATCAAACATCGGTTCCCCGAAGGGATGCATGTTATGATTGTTCAGTCTATGTATGGGCCGGTCCAGGTGGCCGTGTTGAACTTGGGCTATTGGACCACCACCTTGAATGTCCGTATTGTTCGATACATAGTCCGGAGTGTGATAAAACCGTGGAAGGGCAGAAGAACTTGGGTTCTGCCTGGCAACAGGCCCCGGCCTTTGCTGTGGCATGAGGTGGTGTCTAGCGTTAACCCCCGGATCCATTTTCCCCCGGTTCCCGAATCGGTCTGAAAACACATTTTGCTGAGGTAGCTGGTGGTCAACTTTAGAGCCGCCCAACATGGGCCCTCGGGAACCACTTCGATTACAAGTGGCAAAATGACCTGCGACCACTTGGTTCCCCGTTTCACAATAGGGCAGTTTGTGCTCTGAAGAGTCCGTGGTGGAGAATCCTGTCATATCAAAATTCCCTGTCAGAGGATCACAGGGAAAACAGTGCTCTGATCCCCCCATCCTGCCTTGTGGGAAAAGCCTGTAATGTTCAAGTCTGTGGGTTTCAGGGGATGAGGATGGCAGGCCTTGGAAAGACGCGGCGCGGTTTGGTGACTGGTCTAGTGGAAGACATGGTGCTGGAACGGCATGGTTACCGTTAGGATGGCTGTGCGGTTGAAACTCAGGCATAGTGGCCATtctctgttgctgctgctgctgtgaaaTGCATTCTCGCGACTGCACCTCTGCAAGCTGCTGACCGAATCCTCGTTCAAACATATGCGGGTGACCTGCGTTGCTATTATTGAAGACCATGTGTCTGTCCCCATGCAGGCAAGCGGGAACGTTGTCCTGGTACAGATGTGAATGCTGGTCGTGGTTAGGAGGTTGATGGTTGAACGGTCCTTGCATGTGGAGTTGATGTTGTGGCTGAACTCCCATAGCGAGCATATCCCCATGGCCATGAGTCTGGAATCCATACTGGTCTCTATTTGAGACAAAGTTGAGTCCCTGTATGGGGGATTCATTTAGTGGACCCATCATCGGCTCCACAGCTACCGACGGCCCTTTCATATGAAATCCAGAACTGTTATAATTAGAGTTCATTTTCAGTCCACTGAGATTAAATTCCTTTTGTTAGTTTGTCactgcaaataaaaaaagacaattaaatcaaaaaatctcttttattttttgtactttcagtttttgtatttatttaattttttgtctcCAGGGCACATGCAGACAGCcgatttaaaaatacaagtattatataatttaaataacataatgagtaaaaaaaatatttacgttTAACATGCATGTGATTattgataaatatttaattttgcgAAAGTAAGAGATTAGATGACAATTGGAAGTACCTAAATTCCAGCATTAGCGTAAAAACGCGAACTCCTCTTTGTATATCCTTAGAGCAACGACCCTGTAAAATGCACATCTTAAAAAAAACTCCTCGTTTACATCTTTATTCGATGCGAAACGTCCCCAAGTCGTTCAACACAAATCCAGAGTAGTGCAAACCAGCGCGCGAAGCACATGTCCCATGTTCACATCACCAATGCAGTTCTATCGATCCCGACTAATAAttattctatatataaaaaaacacttacaTGAATTCAAAAAGAGTAGATAAATGCATTAATTCGACGGTCCTTTGAGGAGAACGACGCGCGTGCGTGCGCTCGGTCCTGTGAGGAGACTCAATGCGCCGCGGTGGGTGCGCGCGCTGTTAGGAACTGGAGAGCCCAGGATCCCTTTTGTTGTCACAGTATGAAATGTATTCAGCGCAAAATTTAATCGCTATTTTCTTCTATACTGTCCATGAGATCCGCTCTGTTCCATGAAATATACTTCAGGCTCCAGGAAGGCTTTCTTATTTATCCTTGACTCGGATGCGTCGAGCCGAGGGAATCGGCAACAAGTTTGACATTCCCTCATCTGTTCCAGCGCTGATTTCTCACCAATGCCCACACAGGCACACATGCGCagggggcggggcctagtgcatCAGGGCGGGGTCTTACGCTCAAGGGGCGGGGATTCGCTTAAGGAAGTCTAAAAGAGATGTTTATAACCTATTTATATACAATACAACGGATAACTACTGAAACAAGAAGAGCACTTCAATGTCTCAATCTTCAGTGATACTCTATTTTACAAGTAGAGCTAGATTACTTTAAGATTTGGGTGCCTTTTCCTCTTTTCACTTTCTTCACTTTCATAATAGAATTGGTAGTCAATAGCTAATAAAGaataccatttaaaatatttaaatatatattttttttataaatggataaaaaaaatgtgCACATATAAAACATGAGATTAATTTATTACACTGGAATTAATTTTCTCCCCACAATTTGCATATTATCAAAACTACATAAAACATCCAAGAAATATGCATCAGTGCTCGATGGTATTTAATTATTGTGTGAAATACCAGACCTCTTAATTACACACAGCTACACATTGTTTTATAGTTTACGTTCAAATCAAATATGAAACAAATATAAATCAGTGTAAAATCTTGTCATTCCCAAATCCTTCATATGTAAAACAGCTATATTCCTTTATACACAGATACTGTAGTAAATATGCAGCAGTTAATTAGTAAATTAGCAGATGCATAAAACGAGCTTCATTTTCAAGCTGTGATGAATGGCAGCCAGAGATAATGAATGTGTCTTCAAGGTTAATTTCCTGTAAATAACCTGTGATTGTGATGTATTTTTAGAACTCACTTCTGCAGCATGGGTCAAATTATttatctttacaaaaaaaaagcttatgaATGAATAATGATTACGAAAATGTGGAAATAAAACCCTTATAACTGTAAACTAGACAATGTCCTGCAAACCTACTATGGAATGATACGACCTTTAGATCACTGAAAAGttttatggatatatatatatataagtggccATTTATTGATAGCTATGACTGAATAAATTAATCTAATAAAAGGATAATAAATGGAAACCCATAAGACTTATTTTGTAGGTCCCTTTGGTCTTTATAAGAAATCGTTACCAGTTTCTTTGGCAAAGCGGAACAGTGCCATCTAGTGCTGCTGTCAGGAACAACACTGATGAAAACTAGAAGAAATTTACATCAAACATGTTTCTGTGGTCACAAATTACAGCTGCAGAAATAAAATGAAACGTTTAAGCTCCTAACACCTTTAGACTAATGGTTTATTATTACTGCATTAGAATATTTAATCCTTAATATACATGTACCTTAttgatttaaattattttcctgatctaaatactttaattttaaaattacctGATGCTTTCAGGATTTGCGTGACTTAGGCAAGACATTAAAGCATGGAAaaccacaataaaaataaaagaccaaGCATGACTCGAAATTTATTAGATATACTGTTAATTGTTAACTTTATAACCAATTCAAGAAAAAGAGctgcaagaagaaaaaaaaaaacacaccattgTACATTCACTGATATTTCCCGATtttcaaacaaccaatcagagagaacaaaacaacaaaacaacaaaacagcatGGTGCAATTCcccaagaaaaataaaagaaaaaactgtAGATTCTCCAAGTGCGCAGCTATGCTTTGATTACAATATGATTCATTCATTATATCTGAAAACCTTGCCAGTCCACGCTAGCCTAAAAGCCATGTACAAAAGTAAACCACCCGATCCGTGGGACTGGAGACAGTATGTCTGAAAAGACGTCAGTGCACTGATTCCTCAATTATGATCTAGAGAAcatattaaaaaagcaaaaatagagaCTTCCTCCCAGCTGGATCTATGAGAAGAGGAGCACAGGTAAGTGAGAACGTCTTCTTGATTGCCATAAAGGTGCCGCTGAGGCCGAACCTGATGGGTTGCATGATTGCGTGAACATTCGTGGACCTTGAAATGAAAGGGACGTTAAGAAACAAAACACGCAAACCTAGATGAAACGTGCTGTATGCCACGTTCAGGCTTGAAAACTATCACAAATGTGCAATTCTAACTACACAATCAGTGCAACAGGATCGCAGTTTCAACGCAGACATCAGGCACTAGTTTGCACAAACTCTGGCCGTCAGCTGTCCATGAAAGCCTGACTATTAAAACTAAAGCACTGTCTACAATATATGATGAAAATCCCAATCTGTCTGTCGCTCTGGACAGAGAACCGTACACGTTAAAAACCTGTTACTAATAAAGGAGGAGATAAAACAGCCCTGCACTGCGCAGGTCAAGTGCAGACGACAGAGACACTTTTTGTTAGGCTGGATGATCTGAGCTGGTGCAGGACGGCTAGAGACGAGGAAGACAGGAAGTAGAATTATTCTACCTGCACATCCCGATACTCTGACCTGGTACGATATAGAAACTATACAAATATCAAGCTCTTTACAATGCATTTACAAAGTTCTCCTCTTTGTCCTATGCGTCTGTTAAAGCATC
Proteins encoded in this window:
- the LOC132132170 gene encoding transcriptional activator MN1-like yields the protein MNSNYNSSGFHMKGPSVAVEPMMGPLNESPIQGLNFVSNRDQYGFQTHGHGDMLAMGVQPQHQLHMQGPFNHQPPNHDQHSHLYQDNVPACLHGDRHMVFNNSNAGHPHMFERGFGQQLAEVQSRECISQQQQQQRMATMPEFQPHSHPNGNHAVPAPCLPLDQSPNRAASFQGLPSSSPETHRLEHYRLFPQGRMGGSEHCFPCDPLTGNFDMTGFSTTDSSEHKLPYCETGNQVVAGHFATCNRSGSRGPMLGGSKVDHQLPQQNVFSDRFGNRGKMDPGVNARHHLMPQQRPGPVARQNPSSSALPRFYHTPDYVSNNTDIQGGGPIAQVQHGHLDRPIHRLNNHNMHPFGEPMFDVPQLAPQPPHHPHLSSLPYLNMAKRPRFDLPNGSAGESCSPLSNNLHNRPNLENHLSPSAFPSPMGDFTSHVTDGFPSGPVPLSSGPQQQQQQRQQNAAMMIKQMASRSQQQRMRQPDLQQLSLHGDVTSNGMVCRGPLGSISQSNFEKKHNFHGNFDSPHLPQENSWFPEPQQHCRETNTHALEQAENGHNIIFRQGVTSMDMQSLNSPGSHHPFENNVSNPLQMQSPDESNMQSGAPTDRRPAEFGGMAMRRQHSFPPGGPSQQGAPQSNPPGFSSSPGNYPPHPEYLSSQHLSVNKLGALSLGNLNKASTKDSVFGQSCLAALSTACQNMIASLGAPNLNVTFNKKSQNEAKRKAGQVEQDINSSGSNGPGAEYFQSNASQNSQTPCSGNNNNTTAGQSGTIQMAKREASTLSPNDNMESGCEGKMATGNGKGRGKKRRDSGHISPGNFSPPCGGNPVVSPSQQGSALNVGMEGRGKTPERSLVSPSFGKPDLTTSMDSGIQSVGKSDGVSPCMDYLDEASPNYSTEDPRPCRAGIKCNSENRTGYNDNPCMEQVRTPLSNTGQDEVHPLEILQAQIQLQRQQFSISEDQPMGGKTGKKANCQAGLNGECALASSSPVTGKGSVNTIDLDSLMTEQHATWYVSGNKTLIEDPSNDKCLGYWDRARGQSDNKEGHG